CAGTGGATACGCGGGGAGAACATGGGGCCGGGCGCGGTGCAGTTCCTCGCCAGTGAAGTCGGCTACACGGATGTCCTGGCCGAGCACGGTTACACCTGCGGGCTGTCGGGGAAGTGGCACATGGGCGACAGCCTCCACCCCCAGCACGGGTTCGGCTTCTGGTATGCCCACCAGCTCGGCGGCGGGCCATACCTCAACGCGCCGATGATCCGCGATGGCGTGCCCTATGAGGAACCGGGCTACGTCACCGATGTCATCACCGATGAGGCGCTGGGCTTCCTGGACCGCCAGGGCAGCGACCCGTTCTGCCTCTATGTGGGCTATACCGCCCCGCACAGCCCGTGGGTAGGCCATCCGCAGGACGTCGTCGACTCGTACGACGACTGCCCCTTTGCCTCCTGCCCCCAGGAGCCGCGCCATCCGGGGGCGGGGCCGCTGACCGACCAGTGCCTCGGCAACCGCGAGATGCTGAAGGGCTACTTCGCGGCGGTCACGGCCATGGACACCAACATCGGGCGTCTCTTGGACTGGGTCGAGGCGCATGACCTGGCGCGCGACACGCTCATCGTCTTCGGCTCGGACAACGGGTTCTCGTGCGGGCACCACGGCTTTTGGGGCAAGGGCAACGGCACCTACCCGCGCAACATGTTCGAGAACTCGGTCAAGGTGCCGTTCATCATGAGCCAGCCCGGTGTGCTCCCCGAGGGGCAGGCGGTATCGAGCCTGGTCAGCGCCTATGACTTCATGCCCACGCTGCTGGACCTGCTGGGCCTGCCGCTGCCCGAGGGCCGCAACCTGCCGGGCCACAGCGTGGCTCCGCTGCTCACCGGCGGCGACGCGGCCCCCCGCGAGCTGGTCTGCGTCTACGATGAGTATGGCCCGGTGCGCATGATCCGCACCGAGGAGTGGAAGTACGTGTACCGGCACGGGTACGGCTACAACGAGCTGTATGATCTCGTGAACGACCCGGACGAGCGGGAGAACCTGGCGAACGTGCCGTCGCAACATGCGCGCATCCGGGAACTGCGCGGGGAGATGGAGGCGTGGTTCGCCCGGCATGTCGAGGCGGACAAGGACGGTCTGAGGGAGCCGGATACCGGCGACTAGGAGTGCGGCTCTGCAGAGCCGCAGGTAGCCGCTAGGCCACCACAGGGAGGGACACCATGTCAGCCGAGAAGAGGCCTTGTCCAAAGTGCGGTGAGAGCAACTACGCGACCGACGCAACGTGCCTGTCGTGCGGAGCGCCGCTGACGGCCGCGGCCGCGCCGCGCGTTCCCCTGCCCCCTCCGCCGGCGCGGGTCTACGCGCCCGCGCCGGCCGCTTCGGGCATTGATGCGCTCATTCCGTCCCGCAACCCGCAGGCCTTGGCGGCGTACTATATCGGCCTGTTCTCGCTGCTGCCCCTCGCCGGTCTGCCGATGGGCATCGCGGCGCTCGTGCTGGGGATCAAGGGGCTGCGCTTGGCCCGGGCCCACCCGGAGGTCCGGGGCACGACACATGCCTGGGTCGGGATCATCTGCGGCGGCTTCTGGGCCCTGGTCAACGTCTTCATCGTGATCGCGATCGTGGCGGCCATCATCACAGACCACTGACCCGCCCGTAGCGCCACCCACACCATGAGCATCTCAGTCATCATCATCAGCTACAACACCTGTGAGCTGATGCGCAACTGCCTGGCCTCCCTGGCGGCGCATCCGCCCTCCTGTGACCACCGGATCGTCGTCGTGGACAATGCCTCGGCCGACGACACCGTCGCCATGGTCAGGCGCGAGTTCCCGTACGTACAGGTGATCGCCAACGACGCCAACGTGGGCTATGCCGCGGCGATCAACCAGGGGCTGCGCGAGGACGAAGCGAGCGACGTGCTCATCCTCAACAGCGACATCGAGGTCCGCGAGAGGACGGTGGACCGGCTGCTGGCCTTCATGGCCGACACGCCACAGGCGGGGATGTGCGGCCCGCAGCTCATTCTGCCGGACGGCCGGCCGCAGCAGACCTGGCGGCGAGGCTTTACGCTGGGGCAGTTCGCCTGCCAGCAACTCCTGTTGGACAAGCTGTCGCGTGGGCGCGGACGTCCCGGAGGCGCCGTGGACGGTGCCGCACCGCGCTCGGTCGAGCATCTGGACGGCGCGGCGCTGCTGGTGCGCCGCGAGGCGATTGCCGCCGTCGGTCCCATGGATGAGGGCTACTGGATGTACTGCGAGGACAGCGACTGGGCACTGCGCTTTCGCCGCGCCGGGTGGGAGCTGTACTACGTGCCCGAGGCGATCATGCTGCACCACCACGGCGCCAGCTCGCGCCAGTGTCGTGCGGAGATGATCGCCTCGTACAACCGGGCCGCGGCGCGGTACTTCCGGCTGCACGAGGGGGCGTTGGCCGGAGGCATCGCGCGGGTCCTCGGGCTCACGGGCACGTCCCTGCGCCTGTGTGGAGCGCTGCTGGGCAGCATCCTCACGCTGGGGCTGGTGCGACCGTTGGTGCAGCGCACGACGCTGTTCGCGCGGGCGCTGGACCTGCAGGTGCGCCGCCGCTGACGGCGCCCCGACGCCCCTCACGCCACCTTGCGGTCTGCCGACACGGCCACCACCCTCGGCCGTCGTCCCCGGCCATGGCCGGGCCGGGCTACACCCGATCGCCCCGCGGCCGTTACCCCCTCCAGGTAGTCGCAAGTGTCGCGCAGAAGCGCGAGGTTGAGGCGGATGGCGTCCCGCGCCGTCAACCAGGCGCGCTCGGCCTGCCGCTCAAGGTCCGCGCACTCGGGGTCTGCGACTGGAGGCTTGCGGTGCAGGGCCTCCCGATGGGTCTCCAGGGCCCGGCCCAGCGCCTCGCGCAGGTGGCGCCGCAGGTCATCCACGCGCCGGGCTTCGTGAGCCATGATCGCCGCGCGGTGCTCCTGTGCGAGGGCCTGCAGTGCCTCCCAGGCCGCCGCATCTTGCCTCAACGCCGTCGCGTATGCCTCGTTCACCTGTGTTGCCTCCTCGAACGTGGACCCGGCTGCACCGCCCGAAGCCTCTGCCCCTGGCGAGCCCGCGGCGCGCGGCCCGTCACTGTAGTTGACACATCGGCAGATGCGCGATGGTCTTGAGGCGACGTGCTTGTCCTGGAGGGATGGACGGCGTGGGAGGGAAGTGTCGGGCAGGGACGGCCAGAACGGCGGACGGCCCCCACACTGCACCACAGGAGACCCCTGCCATGTCACGCCAGGCTATCGCGCCGCTTCTCATGCTGCTGGCCGTGTGCACCGCCGGGGCGCAGACGACCCCGAACTTGGTCCGCAACCCCGGCT
The sequence above is a segment of the bacterium genome. Coding sequences within it:
- a CDS encoding sulfatase-like hydrolase/transferase; this translates as QWIRGENMGPGAVQFLASEVGYTDVLAEHGYTCGLSGKWHMGDSLHPQHGFGFWYAHQLGGGPYLNAPMIRDGVPYEEPGYVTDVITDEALGFLDRQGSDPFCLYVGYTAPHSPWVGHPQDVVDSYDDCPFASCPQEPRHPGAGPLTDQCLGNREMLKGYFAAVTAMDTNIGRLLDWVEAHDLARDTLIVFGSDNGFSCGHHGFWGKGNGTYPRNMFENSVKVPFIMSQPGVLPEGQAVSSLVSAYDFMPTLLDLLGLPLPEGRNLPGHSVAPLLTGGDAAPRELVCVYDEYGPVRMIRTEEWKYVYRHGYGYNELYDLVNDPDERENLANVPSQHARIRELRGEMEAWFARHVEADKDGLREPDTGD
- a CDS encoding zinc finger Ran-binding domain-containing protein, which encodes MSAEKRPCPKCGESNYATDATCLSCGAPLTAAAAPRVPLPPPPARVYAPAPAASGIDALIPSRNPQALAAYYIGLFSLLPLAGLPMGIAALVLGIKGLRLARAHPEVRGTTHAWVGIICGGFWALVNVFIVIAIVAAIITDH
- a CDS encoding glycosyltransferase family 2 protein, with the translated sequence MSISVIIISYNTCELMRNCLASLAAHPPSCDHRIVVVDNASADDTVAMVRREFPYVQVIANDANVGYAAAINQGLREDEASDVLILNSDIEVRERTVDRLLAFMADTPQAGMCGPQLILPDGRPQQTWRRGFTLGQFACQQLLLDKLSRGRGRPGGAVDGAAPRSVEHLDGAALLVRREAIAAVGPMDEGYWMYCEDSDWALRFRRAGWELYYVPEAIMLHHHGASSRQCRAEMIASYNRAAARYFRLHEGALAGGIARVLGLTGTSLRLCGALLGSILTLGLVRPLVQRTTLFARALDLQVRRR